In Polaribacter sp. L3A8, a genomic segment contains:
- a CDS encoding DUF2271 domain-containing protein, which yields MIKKILFIVPIFLLVVTALFSFKKTSESAPYKCMIQMKNYTGEGAYVVVSLLNPNGEYEETLYVQGDDDEWYFDITEWWSFQGKKRADIDAITGATISGGQRTISVIRIDKDKIDKGYKIRFETAVEDQEYHKDDIEFELTTANLKSKIEGKGFIRYVRMLAQ from the coding sequence ATGATTAAAAAAATCTTATTTATAGTTCCAATATTTTTATTGGTTGTAACCGCCTTATTCAGTTTTAAAAAAACAAGCGAAAGTGCTCCATACAAATGTATGATTCAAATGAAAAACTACACGGGCGAGGGTGCTTATGTAGTGGTGTCATTATTAAACCCAAATGGCGAATATGAAGAAACTTTATACGTGCAAGGTGATGATGATGAATGGTATTTTGACATTACAGAATGGTGGAGTTTTCAAGGTAAAAAAAGAGCAGATATCGATGCAATTACAGGAGCTACAATTAGTGGCGGACAGCGTACCATTAGTGTAATTAGAATTGATAAAGATAAAATAGACAAAGGCTACAAAATCCGTTTTGAAACCGCTGTAGAAGATCAAGAATATCATAAAGATGATATAGAATTTGAACTGACAACAGCCAATTTAAAGTCTAAAATTGAAGGAAAAGGATTTATACGCTACGTAAGAATGTTAGCACAATAA
- a CDS encoding ankyrin repeat domain-containing protein, with protein sequence MKKNILIFAFTFFVNLIQAQKTNIFHNRSFWKTNPSISIIDQKIAEENDISASNKSAFDGVVYAILNKVDNKTIEYILAKNGNNVNKKTHDGRTYIFWAAYTNNLEIMKHLVSKGAKTDIIDTHGNTFLNFAASAGQLDIELYKYSFSIGADITKEKNHDGANALLLVASHLKDFKLVEFLITKGASINDKDANGNGLFEYAAKGGNTQFLKILLNKGVDTGKNAMIYASKGSRNKQNTLETYQFLEKNGIKPNVVDANNRNPLHFIARNNKDIAIFKYFIDKGVSTNLQDKEGNSPFINAANSNSLEVIKLLSKDVKNSNLKNNDGHTALTNAVGRNSIDVIEYLLEKGADINTVDKDGNTLSYYLINNFKANKPDIFEAKLNVLTKNRLVINKLQNSGNTLLHIATQENNLPLLKRLAAFKIDVNTLNKESLSALQIAVMKAKNTEIIKYLLSIGADKNIKTDFDESIFDLASENELLKKQQINFLK encoded by the coding sequence ATGAAAAAAAACATATTAATATTCGCATTTACATTCTTTGTAAATCTTATACAAGCACAAAAAACAAACATTTTTCATAACAGATCTTTTTGGAAAACAAACCCAAGTATCTCTATTATAGATCAAAAAATTGCAGAAGAAAATGATATTTCTGCTTCAAATAAAAGTGCTTTTGATGGCGTTGTCTATGCCATTTTAAATAAAGTAGATAACAAAACAATCGAATATATTTTAGCTAAAAATGGAAATAACGTTAATAAAAAAACACACGATGGACGAACGTATATTTTTTGGGCCGCATACACTAATAATTTAGAAATTATGAAACACCTTGTTTCTAAAGGAGCAAAAACAGATATAATAGATACACACGGAAACACTTTTTTAAACTTTGCAGCTTCTGCTGGTCAATTAGATATAGAATTATATAAATATAGTTTTAGCATTGGTGCAGATATTACAAAAGAGAAAAACCATGATGGGGCAAATGCATTGTTGTTGGTTGCTTCTCATTTAAAAGATTTTAAACTTGTAGAGTTTTTAATTACTAAAGGAGCTTCAATAAATGATAAAGACGCTAACGGCAACGGACTTTTTGAATATGCTGCAAAAGGAGGAAATACACAATTCTTAAAAATTCTTTTAAACAAAGGGGTTGATACCGGAAAAAACGCCATGATATATGCTAGTAAAGGTTCTAGAAACAAACAGAACACTTTAGAAACGTATCAATTTTTAGAAAAAAACGGAATAAAACCAAATGTTGTTGATGCAAATAATAGAAATCCGCTTCACTTTATCGCTAGAAATAATAAGGATATTGCTATTTTTAAATACTTTATAGATAAAGGCGTATCTACTAATTTACAAGATAAAGAAGGAAACTCTCCTTTTATAAATGCTGCCAATAGTAATAGTTTAGAAGTTATTAAATTATTATCTAAGGATGTAAAAAATAGCAACCTAAAAAATAATGACGGTCATACTGCATTAACCAATGCTGTGGGTAGAAACTCTATTGATGTAATTGAGTACTTATTAGAAAAAGGTGCAGATATTAATACTGTTGATAAAGACGGAAATACGCTTTCTTACTATTTGATTAACAATTTTAAAGCTAATAAACCAGATATTTTTGAAGCCAAATTAAACGTTTTAACAAAAAACAGATTGGTTATAAATAAACTTCAAAATTCTGGAAATACGTTATTACATATTGCAACCCAAGAAAATAATTTGCCTTTATTAAAAAGGTTAGCAGCATTTAAAATTGATGTAAATACACTAAATAAAGAAAGCTTATCTGCACTACAAATAGCAGTAATGAAAGCAAAAAATACAGAAATTATTAAATATCTATTAAGCATTGGTGCTGATAAAAATATAAAAACAGATTTTGATGAATCTATTTTTGATTTAGCTTCTGAAAACGAATTATTAAAAAAACAACAAATCAACTTTTTAAAATAA
- a CDS encoding TonB-dependent receptor, giving the protein MKTLLSLLLLCCCATTIYGQTTLKGIVKNETNEVIPYATVYLKGTKQSASANKEGLFIINKVPYGNYTIIASSVGYKKVSLNINVEENMPNLVLKLPSNTQLDEIELFGARNKRAEKLETLTRLPLAPNEQLQSISVLSHKLINQQNALTLSDVTKNVAGVYTFATYGNTRESMSLRGFRGIPLLKNGVRINSDFRGIGIITDMAGVDNIQVLKGVSAISQGLGGDLGSAGGVINVVTKTPKFYNGGEVSFRTGSFGQIRPTFDFYGPLDEKETIAFRIAGSYDKADSYRAKVNSERIYINPSLAWKPNDKTNIILEMDYMDDSRTPDQGTINLGTYDVNNILKLSNDKFIGFESDRNNTINTTYAVRFNRKVNDKLTLKAGLFTSNLETYEESAYSYQGGGRSGLPTLSNTQRYREYSASGRSDKNSVLQIDLVGKDIKTGNLKHTFQIGVDYRNTEFDNAAYATTYPDTTKPYVDIVDLTTTINNVLPSDVSVAQDNTRTSGSKTKSYGFTIQDKITVTNWADVFLGIRYTSLERTKGNFIGRSLTGAKRDNALNPLVGFNLKPTKNIILFGSYASSSNPMTSFYRDINGNELGTERWDQFETGLKSTWLNNALRFNITYFSTVSKNLNLEAIDTDGTFLGYYLKGGEDNRKGIEVELIGRVLHNLEVIAGYSYLDAKYKDHASYYFNSSPLNTPKHTANLWLRYAFKKLSLGTGVYYLGERPHNVWSRNYTHVGVEPGVKPFDLKSYTTVNLQVSYKFNEQLSLDVYGNNIFNELGYNAYRTVYLNRIIPASYGTTLRYKF; this is encoded by the coding sequence ATGAAAACCTTATTATCCTTATTATTATTGTGTTGTTGCGCAACCACAATATATGGACAAACAACATTAAAAGGAATTGTAAAAAACGAAACCAATGAAGTAATACCCTATGCAACCGTATATTTAAAAGGCACAAAACAAAGTGCTTCTGCAAACAAAGAAGGTCTATTTATAATAAACAAAGTACCCTATGGTAATTACACCATTATTGCCTCTAGTGTTGGGTACAAGAAAGTCTCTTTAAATATTAATGTAGAAGAAAACATGCCTAACCTTGTTTTAAAGCTACCAAGTAACACACAACTAGATGAAATTGAACTTTTTGGTGCAAGAAATAAAAGAGCAGAGAAATTAGAAACTCTAACTCGTTTGCCTTTAGCACCTAATGAACAATTGCAAAGTATTTCTGTATTATCTCATAAACTTATAAACCAACAAAATGCATTAACACTAAGTGATGTTACTAAAAACGTTGCTGGTGTTTATACATTTGCAACTTATGGAAATACTAGAGAAAGTATGTCGTTAAGAGGGTTTAGAGGAATTCCTTTATTAAAAAATGGTGTTAGAATCAATTCAGACTTTAGAGGTATTGGTATTATAACAGATATGGCTGGTGTAGATAATATTCAAGTATTAAAAGGTGTTTCTGCAATTAGCCAAGGTTTAGGAGGAGATTTAGGTTCTGCAGGTGGAGTTATTAATGTAGTAACAAAAACACCTAAGTTTTACAACGGAGGAGAAGTTAGTTTTAGAACAGGAAGTTTTGGACAAATAAGACCTACATTCGATTTTTATGGACCATTAGATGAAAAAGAAACAATTGCTTTTAGAATTGCTGGATCTTATGATAAAGCAGATAGTTATAGAGCTAAAGTTAATTCAGAACGTATTTACATCAATCCATCTTTAGCATGGAAACCAAATGATAAAACTAATATTATTTTAGAAATGGATTATATGGATGATAGTAGAACACCAGATCAAGGAACTATAAATCTTGGTACTTACGATGTTAATAATATTTTAAAATTATCGAATGATAAATTTATAGGGTTTGAGTCTGACAGAAACAATACAATAAACACCACCTATGCAGTACGTTTTAATAGAAAAGTTAATGATAAATTAACCCTAAAAGCAGGTTTATTTACTTCTAACTTAGAAACATATGAAGAATCTGCATACTCATACCAAGGTGGTGGTAGATCTGGTTTACCTACATTATCAAACACGCAAAGATATAGAGAATATAGTGCATCTGGAAGAAGTGATAAAAACAGCGTATTACAAATTGATTTAGTAGGTAAAGATATTAAAACAGGTAATTTAAAGCACACATTTCAAATTGGTGTAGATTATAGAAATACTGAATTTGATAATGCTGCATACGCAACAACATACCCAGATACTACAAAACCTTATGTAGACATTGTTGATCTTACAACAACTATAAACAATGTATTACCTTCGGATGTAAGTGTAGCACAAGATAATACAAGAACTTCGGGTTCTAAAACAAAGTCGTATGGGTTTACAATACAAGATAAAATTACAGTAACAAATTGGGCTGATGTGTTTTTAGGAATACGTTATACCTCTTTAGAAAGAACAAAAGGAAACTTTATTGGTAGAAGTTTAACAGGAGCTAAACGTGATAATGCCTTAAATCCGTTAGTTGGGTTTAACCTAAAACCAACAAAAAATATTATTCTTTTTGGCTCTTATGCAAGTAGCTCTAACCCAATGACTTCTTTTTATAGAGATATTAACGGCAACGAGTTAGGTACAGAAAGATGGGATCAATTCGAAACAGGACTTAAATCTACTTGGTTAAACAATGCTTTACGTTTTAATATTACTTATTTTTCTACTGTTAGTAAAAATTTAAATTTAGAAGCCATAGATACAGATGGAACTTTTCTTGGATATTATTTAAAAGGAGGTGAAGACAATAGAAAAGGTATAGAAGTTGAACTTATTGGTCGTGTACTTCATAACCTAGAAGTTATTGCAGGATACTCTTATTTAGATGCCAAATATAAAGATCATGCATCTTATTATTTTAATTCTAGTCCTTTAAACACTCCTAAACATACGGCTAATTTATGGCTACGATATGCTTTCAAAAAACTATCATTAGGTACTGGTGTTTATTATTTAGGAGAACGCCCTCATAATGTTTGGTCTAGAAACTACACACATGTAGGTGTAGAACCAGGTGTAAAACCATTTGACTTAAAGTCTTATACAACCGTAAACCTACAGGTTTCATATAAGTTTAATGAGCAATTAAGTTTAGATGTTTATGGTAACAATATTTTTAATGAATTAGGTTATAATGCCTACCGTACAGTGTATTTAAATAGAATTATTCCTGCTAGTTACGGAACAACTTTACGTTATAAATTTTAA
- a CDS encoding DUF6607 family protein has translation MTKSILTTLLLLVSITISAQSKKKKDQNAIKEMCGCYEVTFNFAETFNYSEDATYKPSKTKVDKGLEWATLIEDENNKISIQHLLQVGNPKDPMIIKHWRQDWLYENNDFYMYNGDNNWTFEQKSKSDVKKQWTQKVYQVDDSPRYEGSATWVHVDGKSYWENETTAPLPRREYTKRSDYNITLRGNRHEITNYGWLHDQDNSKIIRKAGKDDVVLAKEKGYNTYIKVADSKCKAASDWWKANSSKWQLVRNKWDDVYSRNKNLSLETKVENKALYKHLFSDKITKEDEINTIIESFVKK, from the coding sequence ATGACTAAATCAATATTAACTACACTACTACTTTTAGTTTCAATTACTATAAGTGCACAAAGCAAAAAAAAGAAAGATCAAAATGCCATTAAAGAAATGTGTGGCTGCTATGAAGTTACTTTCAATTTTGCAGAAACATTTAACTATAGTGAAGATGCTACTTATAAACCTTCTAAAACTAAAGTTGATAAAGGTTTAGAATGGGCAACCTTGATTGAAGATGAGAATAATAAAATCTCTATTCAACATTTATTACAAGTTGGTAACCCAAAAGACCCAATGATTATTAAACACTGGCGACAAGATTGGTTGTATGAAAACAACGATTTCTACATGTATAATGGTGATAATAACTGGACTTTTGAGCAAAAAAGTAAAAGCGACGTAAAAAAACAATGGACGCAAAAAGTATATCAAGTAGATGACAGTCCGCGTTACGAAGGTTCTGCAACTTGGGTTCATGTAGACGGAAAAAGCTATTGGGAAAATGAAACCACTGCTCCTTTACCAAGAAGAGAATATACAAAAAGAAGCGATTACAACATCACTTTAAGAGGTAACAGACATGAAATTACAAATTACGGTTGGCTTCATGACCAAGACAATAGTAAAATTATCCGCAAAGCGGGAAAAGATGATGTTGTTTTAGCTAAAGAAAAAGGATACAATACCTACATAAAAGTTGCCGACAGCAAATGTAAAGCAGCTTCTGATTGGTGGAAAGCAAACAGCAGTAAATGGCAATTGGTTAGAAATAAATGGGACGATGTTTATAGTAGAAATAAAAATTTATCCTTAGAAACCAAAGTAGAAAACAAAGCTTTATACAAGCATTTATTTTCTGATAAAATTACCAAAGAAGACGAAATAAACACAATCATAGAATCATTTGTAAAAAAATAA
- a CDS encoding TonB-dependent receptor plug domain-containing protein, whose amino-acid sequence MFLNKEITVVLLMFSIATFSQEVKKDSTEITVLDEVVVTGQYNPQSVKKSVHNVTVIKRAQIESQAANNLADLLNFNLNLTIVPSSQTGKSTISFFGLDAQYFNILVDNIPLVSDNGLGNNIDLTQVNLDDIERIEIVEGAMGVEYGANAVSGVINIITKKSIKNKWNINASLQEETVSDQYAWFNEGRHIQAFNISHNINENWFARVGVNRNQFAGFFNGKQGKSYYQNDGLRGYDWLPKEQFNSTAFVQYQKENFKLFYKFEYFNELINYYDEAVRANIDTQAQTSNPSATDKTFRTHRFVNNLNIVGRLNAGANYNVSLSYQQQKRYLNEFNYYILSTERSNETDELYQSSKVLFSKGSINNLVKSDLFNFELGYETRFLSGFDTQASGDVTQQDKTQSQNNYAFYGSGEFKFSDVFLLRPGIRYEYNSLFKSKILASLSARYLMNNGFELRGNIGTSYRTPNFEELYYYFVDSNHDVRGNENLNPENGVTAFINLKKYSYIHDFSLLNSLKVSYLDVSDKIDLAIVNPSPLQYQYINIDAYKLWGISSENSIKKENWTFNLGATLQGISRIATNEINAENDFLYSFQLNTSASYNIKKWKTAFTVLFKHSGNQQNYISSGTDDNGNAVFSKSSTSAYNWVDASLKKSFFNNKIQATLGGRNLFDVTNVNVSNANTDGVAHASNNNSLLLGYGRSYYLKLLYNLNF is encoded by the coding sequence ATGTTTCTAAATAAAGAAATTACAGTTGTATTACTAATGTTTTCTATTGCTACTTTTAGTCAAGAAGTAAAAAAGGATTCAACAGAAATTACTGTTTTAGATGAAGTTGTGGTTACTGGGCAGTACAATCCTCAATCTGTAAAAAAATCGGTACATAATGTTACTGTTATTAAAAGAGCACAAATAGAAAGTCAGGCAGCCAATAATTTAGCCGATTTATTAAACTTTAATTTAAACTTAACAATTGTACCTAGTTCTCAAACAGGTAAGTCTACGATTTCTTTCTTCGGATTAGATGCTCAATATTTTAATATTTTGGTTGATAATATTCCTTTAGTAAGTGATAATGGACTTGGAAACAACATCGATTTAACGCAAGTAAATTTAGATGATATAGAACGAATAGAAATTGTAGAAGGTGCAATGGGCGTAGAGTATGGCGCAAATGCGGTATCTGGAGTGATCAATATTATTACTAAAAAATCGATAAAAAATAAGTGGAATATTAATGCTTCTTTACAAGAAGAAACGGTGAGTGATCAGTATGCCTGGTTTAATGAAGGCAGACATATACAGGCATTTAATATCTCTCATAATATAAATGAAAATTGGTTTGCTAGAGTTGGTGTAAACCGCAATCAGTTTGCAGGTTTTTTTAATGGTAAACAAGGAAAAAGCTATTACCAAAATGATGGTTTAAGAGGATATGATTGGTTGCCAAAAGAACAATTTAATTCAACTGCTTTTGTACAATATCAAAAAGAAAATTTTAAGTTATTTTACAAATTTGAATACTTTAATGAACTGATAAATTATTACGATGAAGCGGTTAGAGCAAATATAGATACACAAGCACAAACGAGTAATCCGTCTGCGACGGATAAAACTTTTAGAACGCATCGGTTTGTAAATAATCTAAATATTGTAGGGAGATTAAACGCTGGTGCTAATTATAATGTTTCACTTTCTTACCAACAACAAAAGCGTTATTTAAACGAGTTTAATTACTACATTTTAAGTACAGAAAGAAGTAATGAAACGGATGAATTATACCAATCTAGTAAAGTTTTATTTTCTAAAGGGAGCATTAATAACCTTGTAAAAAGTGATTTATTCAATTTTGAGCTAGGTTATGAAACAAGGTTTTTAAGTGGTTTTGATACGCAAGCTTCTGGCGATGTTACACAACAAGATAAGACGCAATCTCAGAATAATTATGCTTTTTATGGATCTGGCGAATTTAAGTTTTCTGATGTATTTTTACTAAGACCCGGAATACGATATGAATATAATTCGCTATTCAAATCTAAAATATTAGCTTCTCTTAGTGCACGTTATTTAATGAATAATGGTTTTGAGTTACGTGGTAACATTGGTACATCTTACAGAACGCCAAATTTTGAAGAGTTGTATTATTACTTTGTAGATTCTAATCACGATGTTAGAGGTAATGAAAACCTGAATCCAGAAAACGGGGTTACGGCATTTATCAACCTAAAAAAATACAGTTATATTCATGATTTTTCTTTATTAAATAGTTTAAAGGTTAGTTATTTAGATGTTAGCGATAAGATAGATTTAGCTATTGTAAATCCTTCTCCTTTGCAATATCAATACATTAATATTGATGCTTATAAATTATGGGGAATCTCTTCTGAAAATAGTATTAAAAAAGAGAATTGGACTTTTAATTTAGGTGCTACTTTACAGGGTATTTCTAGAATAGCTACCAATGAAATAAATGCAGAAAACGACTTTCTATACTCTTTTCAATTAAACACAAGTGCGAGTTACAATATAAAAAAATGGAAAACGGCTTTTACAGTGTTGTTCAAACACAGTGGTAATCAGCAAAATTATATTTCATCGGGTACAGATGATAACGGAAATGCTGTATTTTCTAAATCTTCTACCAGCGCTTATAATTGGGTAGATGCTTCTTTAAAAAAATCATTCTTTAACAATAAAATTCAAGCCACTTTAGGCGGTAGAAACTTATTTGATGTTACTAACGTAAATGTTAGTAATGCAAACACAGACGGAGTAGCACATGCTTCTAACAATAATTCTTTGTTATTGGGTTACGGACGTTCTTATTACTTAAAGCTATTATATAACCTTAATTTTTAA
- a CDS encoding HmuY family protein, producing MTNKFLTFMLCAAVFSFTSCSSEDTPIAPIVVVIDGAAISPEVGGSNEPNQVYVDLSTNTTTVVKRDSWDFGFYSGSEFRVTINGSLYMATGQLSSTDIDAVNATTAEVQELQEKVAVGTFDPENTTYVDAPNGTITATAIAEISDTDANNKVYLVNLGYEVGTEAAAIGSVAVAGDARGWKKIRILKDGNNYVLQYADLDATTHKEVTIAKSATHHFTFFSFNTESEVIVAPEKTNWDLNFTVFTNEIEGYGSYGYSDFVVNNTASSALVYMLDIEEGAFTYDDFSITDVDATKFTTDQRGIGSSWRNGGGPGSLPSLKDNVFYVVNDTDGNLYKLKFLALTNEAGERGYPEYVYSLLQ from the coding sequence ATGACGAATAAATTTTTAACCTTTATGCTATGTGCAGCTGTATTTTCTTTTACAAGCTGTAGTTCAGAAGACACGCCAATAGCTCCAATAGTTGTAGTTATAGACGGAGCAGCTATTTCACCAGAAGTTGGCGGTTCAAACGAACCAAACCAAGTCTATGTAGATTTAAGTACAAATACAACTACTGTTGTAAAAAGAGATTCTTGGGATTTCGGTTTTTACTCAGGATCTGAGTTTAGAGTAACTATTAATGGATCTCTATATATGGCTACAGGTCAATTATCATCAACAGATATAGATGCTGTAAACGCTACAACAGCAGAAGTGCAAGAATTACAAGAAAAAGTTGCTGTAGGTACTTTTGATCCAGAAAACACAACGTATGTAGATGCACCAAATGGTACAATAACAGCAACTGCAATTGCAGAAATTTCTGATACAGACGCAAATAATAAAGTGTATCTAGTAAACTTAGGTTACGAAGTTGGTACAGAAGCGGCAGCAATAGGAAGTGTCGCAGTTGCAGGAGATGCTAGAGGATGGAAAAAAATAAGAATCTTAAAAGATGGAAACAATTATGTTTTACAATATGCAGATTTAGATGCTACTACACATAAAGAAGTAACCATTGCTAAAAGTGCAACGCATCATTTTACTTTTTTTAGTTTTAATACAGAAAGTGAAGTTATTGTAGCTCCAGAAAAAACAAATTGGGATTTAAACTTTACTGTTTTTACAAATGAAATTGAAGGTTATGGTTCTTATGGGTATTCTGATTTTGTAGTTAATAATACAGCTTCTTCTGCATTGGTTTATATGCTAGATATAGAAGAAGGTGCATTTACTTATGATGATTTTTCTATTACCGATGTAGACGCTACAAAATTTACTACAGACCAACGTGGTATTGGTAGTAGCTGGAGAAACGGAGGAGGACCAGGAAGTTTACCTTCTTTAAAAGACAATGTGTTTTATGTTGTTAATGATACAGATGGTAATTTATATAAATTAAAATTTTTAGCACTAACTAATGAAGCAGGAGAGCGTGGATATCCTGAATATGTATATAGTTTATTGCAATAA
- a CDS encoding MauE/DoxX family redox-associated membrane protein: MITNLTDKQKINWVRILAILAVLVLMVYAPKLWLTTKVFPVIPLFDWLPIPIYPFDYILAGFFFLIQIVYIFQNKRWQGWTILGLYLFLALVDQNRLQPYFYQSFLTIFAIEIFNRKANPRKILYAIILIFFATYFWSGIQKLNEAFYIQWLSAINKHFSFLPQWFLVAFTYAVPWLEALMGVLLLFNKTRKFGVVFILLMHSTITFLLFYLGYGYNVVPWNIQNILSVIIIFWTLKTSNAFEFFLQFFNTQKLAILVFTMMLPLANNLTGFYDNLLSFHFFTADLKYYIVYLDEELEENLPEHIKGFYRTYEGKTYISVTEWSQHDNKVLFYPEDRAIEYLDTYLRSFAKNPEKKGLTELVNYNQVIKK, encoded by the coding sequence ATGATCACAAATCTAACAGACAAACAAAAAATAAATTGGGTAAGAATACTTGCTATTCTTGCAGTTTTGGTATTAATGGTTTATGCACCAAAATTATGGCTAACAACAAAAGTTTTCCCTGTAATACCTTTGTTTGATTGGTTACCAATACCTATCTACCCTTTCGATTATATTTTAGCCGGATTTTTCTTTTTAATACAAATTGTCTACATTTTTCAGAATAAAAGATGGCAAGGTTGGACTATCCTTGGTTTATATCTCTTTTTAGCGCTCGTAGATCAAAACAGATTGCAGCCTTACTTTTATCAAAGTTTTTTAACCATTTTTGCAATAGAAATTTTCAATAGAAAAGCAAATCCAAGGAAAATATTATACGCTATTATCCTTATCTTTTTCGCTACTTATTTTTGGAGCGGAATTCAGAAATTAAATGAAGCCTTTTACATACAGTGGTTAAGTGCCATTAACAAACATTTTAGTTTTTTACCACAATGGTTTTTGGTTGCTTTTACCTATGCAGTGCCTTGGTTAGAAGCTTTAATGGGCGTTTTACTATTGTTCAATAAAACTAGAAAATTCGGAGTCGTTTTTATCCTATTAATGCACTCAACAATTACATTTCTATTATTTTATTTAGGGTATGGTTACAATGTTGTGCCTTGGAACATTCAGAATATATTAAGTGTTATTATCATCTTTTGGACTTTAAAAACATCAAATGCTTTTGAATTCTTTCTACAATTTTTTAATACACAGAAATTAGCCATATTGGTTTTTACCATGATGTTACCACTTGCAAACAACCTAACAGGTTTTTATGACAACTTACTTTCTTTTCACTTTTTTACGGCAGATTTAAAATACTATATTGTCTATCTAGATGAAGAGTTAGAAGAGAATTTACCAGAACACATTAAAGGTTTTTATAGAACCTACGAAGGAAAAACATATATAAGCGTTACAGAATGGTCTCAACATGATAATAAAGTATTATTTTACCCAGAAGATAGAGCTATTGAATATTTAGATACTTATTTACGTTCTTTTGCTAAAAATCCAGAAAAAAAAGGTTTAACAGAATTGGTAAATTACAACCAAGTTATTAAGAAATAA